The Vicia villosa cultivar HV-30 ecotype Madison, WI linkage group LG1, Vvil1.0, whole genome shotgun sequence genome includes a region encoding these proteins:
- the LOC131630860 gene encoding DNA replication licensing factor MCM2-like yields MEPGIPPSTPDSPTSPSIGFNTDQLPHTHTSRASDDEASVDPDIIRDEPEPEEDEDGEDLYNDNFLEDYRRMDEADQFESVGLDDSVEDERDFDQIMEDRRAAEVELDTRDGRTSNRTKLPQLLHDQDTDDDSYRPSKRARADHRSSIPPSDDDLDGMNSSPGRSQRGQHSREDNPTTDQNEDDQYEDDFDDEAGYEMYRVQGTLREWVTRDEVRRFIARKFKDFLLTYVNPKNEHGDFEYVRLINEMVSANKCSLEIDYKQFIYVHPNIAIWLADAPHSVLEVMEDVAKSVVFQLHPNYKHIHQKIYVRITNLPVYDQIRNIRQIHLNTMIRIGGVVTRRSGVFPQLQQVKYDCSKCGAILGPFFQNSYSEVKVGSCPECQSKGPFTVNIEQTIYRNFQKLTLQESPGIVPAGRLPRYKEVILLNDLIDCARPGEEIEVTGVYTNNFDLSLNTKNGFPVFSTVVEANYVTKKQDLFSAYKLTQEDKEEIENLGKDPRIGERIVKSIAPSIYGHDDIKTGIALAMFGGQEKNVEGKHRLRGDINVLLLGDPGTAKSQFLKYVEKTGQRAVYTTGKGASAVGLTAAVHKDPVTREWTLEGGALVLADRGICLIDEFDKMNDQDRVSIHEAMEQQSISISKAGIVTSLQARCSVIAAANPIGGRYDSSKLFTQNVELTDPIISRFDILCVVKDVVDPVTDEMLAKFVVDSHFKSQPKGANNDDKSVSESQDASGMPIDPEILPQDLLKKYITYAKLNVFPRFNDADLDKLTHVYAELRRESSHGQGVPIAVRHIESMIRMSEAHARMHLRQHVTPEDVDMAIRVLLDSFISTQKFGVQKALQKSFRKYITFKKDYNDMLVYILLDLVKSAIQFEEIVAGSTSSLTHVEVKVDDLFMKAQEHDIYDLKPFFNSNQFSRANYVLDEERAVIIHHLR; encoded by the exons ATGGAGCCAGGAATTCCCCCTTCAACTCCCGATTCGCCTACATCTCCATCCATCGGTTTCAACACCGATCAACTTCCTCACACTCACACCAGTCGCGCCTCCGACGACGAAGCTTCCGTCGATCCCGACATCATTCGCGACGAGCCTGAGCCAGAGGAAGATGAAGACGGAGAAGATCTCTACAACGATAACTTTCTCGA GGATTATCGGAGAATGGATGAAGCTGACCAGTTCGAATCTGTTGGATTGGATGATTCTGTTGAAGACGAGAGAGATTTTGATCAGATCATGGAGGATCGTAGGGCTGCTGAAGTTGAGCTTGACACTCGCGATGGCCGTACTTCCAATAGGACTAAACTTCCTCAGCTTCTTCACGACCAGG ATACTGATGATGACAGTTATAGGCCTTCTAAAAGGGCCAGAGCTGATCACAGGTCATCTATACCACCAAGTGATGATGATCTTGATGGGATGAATAGTTCACCTGGAAGGTCACAACGAGGACAACACTCAAGGGAGGATAATCCAACCACTGATCAAAATGAGGATGATCAGTATGAG gatgattttgatgatgaagcTGGGTATGAGATGTACCGAGTTCAAGGAACCCTTAGAGAATGGGTTACAAGAGATGAAGTCCGCCGTTTCATAGCCAGGAAATTCAAGGATTTCTTACTCACTTATGTCAATCCGAAGAATGAACATGGAGATTTTGAGTATGTGCGTCTGATTAATGAAATGGTGTCGG CTAACAAGTGCAGTTTGGAGATAGATTACAAGCAATTTATCTATGTCCATCCCAACATCGCCATTTGGCTGGCTGATGCACCTCATTCTGTTCTAGAAGTGATGGAGGATGTTGCTAAAAGTGTTGTCTTTCAGTTACATCCAAATTACAAACATATACACCAAAAGATTTATGTTCGCATTACCAACTTACCAGTTTATGATCAGATCCGAAATATTAG ACAGATTCATTTGAATACAATGATCCGAATTGGGGGAGTTGTAACTAGGCGTTCTGGAGTTTTCCCCCAGTTGCAACAGGTGAAGTATGACTGTAGCAAATGTGGGGCAATTTTGGGGCCATTTTTTCAGAATTCCTATTCGGAGGTGAAAGTTGGTTCCTGTCCTGAGTGTCAATCAAAAGGACCATTCACTGTCAATATTGAACAG ACAATTTACAGGAATTTTCAAAAGCTCACTCTTCAAGAGAGTCCAGGCATAGTTCCTGCTGGGCGACTGCCAAGATACAAGGAAGTGATACTATTGAATGATCTGATTGACTGTGCTCGACCTGGAGAAGAGATT GAGGTCACGGGTGTTTATACTAATAACTTTGACTTGTCCCTTAACACAAAGAATGGTTTTCCTGTGTTTTCCACTGTTGTTGAGGCAAATTATGTTACAAAGAAGCAGGATCTCTTTTCTGCCTACAAACTTACACAGGAAGACAAAGAAGAGATTGAAAATTTGGGCAAAGACCCTCGAATTGGAGAAAGG ATTGTCAAGTCTATTGCTCCATCAATTTATGGTCATGATGATATAAAAACTGGAATAGCTTTAGCTATGTTTGGAGGTCAAGAAAAGAATGTTGAAGGGAAGCATCGTCTGCGAGGAGACATTAATGTTCTTCTTCTCGGCGATCCAGGAACAGCAAAATCTCAATTTCTCAA GTATGTTGAAAAAACTGGGCAGAGAGCTGTATACACCACTGGTAAAGGAGCTTCTGCTGTGGGTCTCACTGCAGCAGTTCACAAGGATCCTGTCACGAGGGAATGGACCCTTGAAGGGGGAGCTCTTGTTCTAGCTGACAGAGGGATTTGTCTCATTGATGAATTTGACAAGATGAATGACCAGGATCG AGTAAGTATTCATGAAGCCATGGAGCAGCAGAGCATAAGCATATCAAAAGCTGGAATTGTCACATCTCTGCAGGCACGCTGTTCTGTCATTGCTGCTGCAAATCCAATTGGAGGAAG ATATGATTCCTCAAAATTGTTTACACAGAATGTTGAATTGACAGATCCTATTATCTCTCGTTTTGACATCCTCTGTGTTGTGAAG GATGTGGTTGATCCAGTCACTGATGAAATGCTTGCAAAGTTTGTTGTTGACAGTCACTTCAAGTCACAACCCAAGGGTGCTAACAATGATGATAAGTCTGTTAGTGAGTCCCAGGATGCATCTGGCATGCCAATTGACCCAGAG ATACTCCCTCAAGATCTGTTGAAGAAGTACATTACATATGCCAAGTTGAATGTTTTCCCAAGGTTTAATGATGCTGATTTGGATAAACTTACTCATGTGTATGCAGAACTCCGAAGGGAATCATCG CATGGTCAAGGAGTCCCCATTGCCGTAAGGCACATTGAATCAATGATAAGGATGTCTGAAGCTCATGCAAGAATGCATCTCAGACAGCATGTCACACCAGAAGATGTGGACATGGCAATCCGTGTTCTACTTGATTCGTTCATTTCAACCCAGAAGTTTGGGGTGCAGAAAGCACTGCAAAAG AGCTTTAGAAAGTATATCACTTTCAAGAAGGACTATAATGATATGCTCGTTTATATTCTCCTAGACCTTGTAAAGAGTGCTATTCAATTTGAAGAAATTGTTGCTGGGTCCACTTCTAGTCTGACGCATGTAGAAGTCAAAGTAGATGATCTCTTCATGAAG GCTCAAGAGCATGATATATATGATCTGAAGCCGTTCTTCAACAGCAACCAGTTTTCAAGGGCCAATTATGTATTAGATGAAGAGCGAGCAGTGATCATACATCACCTCAGGTGA